One segment of Falco rusticolus isolate bFalRus1 chromosome 3, bFalRus1.pri, whole genome shotgun sequence DNA contains the following:
- the TBC1D7 gene encoding TBC1 domain family member 7, which produces MADDSQRNFRSVYYEKVGFRGVEEKKSLEILLKDDRLDIEKLCTFSQRFPLPSMYRILVWKVLLGIIPPHHESHALVMKYRKEQYWDIHHALRVIRFINDSTPQVDVFLRIHQLESGKLPRNLAFPLEPEDEVFLAIAKAMEEMVEDPIECYWLVSCFVNQLNSKHKDSLQQLPKILEQYLNIEDNRLLMHLKACAAMSKLPYDLWFKKCFAGCLPESSLQRVWDKVISGSCKILVFVAVEILLTFKMKIIALNTAEKITQFLENIPQDNTDAIVSKAVDLWRTHCGTPAHSV; this is translated from the exons ATGGCTGACGACTCTCAGAGAAACTTCCGCTCAGTATATTATGAAAAAGTGGGGTTTCGTGGAgttgaagaaaagaaatcactggAAATTCTGTTAAAAGATGACCGTCTGG ATATTGAGAAGCTCTGCACATTTAGTCAGAGGTTTCCTCTTCCATCTATGTATCGTATACTGGTGTGGAAAGTCCTTTTAG gAATTATTCCTCCTCACCATGAATCTCACGCTTTGGTGATGAAGTACCGGAAGGAGCAATACTGGGATATACACCATGCTCTTCGTGTAATTCGTTTTATTAATGATTCTACCCCACAGGTAGATGTTTTCCTCCGCATACATCAACTGGAATCAGGAAAATTGCCTCGAAACTTGGCTTTTCCATTG gaaCCTGAAGATGAAGTGTTTCTTGCTATAGCTAAAGCAATGGAGGAAATGGTGGAAGATCCTATAGAATGCTATTGGCTTGTCAGTTGCTTTGTGAATCAGCTGAACAGCAAACACAAAGATTCATTACAACAACTG CCAAAAATTCTGGAGCAGTATTTGAACATAGAAGATAACAGACTTCTGATGCATCTGAAAGCGTGTGCTGCAATGAGCAAACTCCCTTACGATCTCTGGTTTAAAAAGTGCTTTGCAGGCTGTTTACCTGAGTCCAGTTTACAGAG agtttgGGACAAAGTGATCAGTGGGTCCTGCAAGATTCTCGTTTTTGTTGCTGTGGAGATATTATTAacctttaaaatgaagataataGCACTGAATACTGCAGAAAAGATCACACAGTTTTTGGAAAAT ATTCCTCAAGATAACACTGATGCTATTGTCAGCAAAGCTGTTGATCTGTGGCGCACACACTGTGGGACTCCAGCACACTCAGTCTGA